A section of the Leminorella richardii genome encodes:
- the polA gene encoding DNA polymerase I has protein sequence MAKIAENSFVLVDGSSYLYRAFHAFPPLTNRHGEPTGAMYGVMNMLRSLVAQSEPSHIAVVFDAKGKTFRDELFAEYKSHRPPMPDDLRAQIAPLHEMVKAMGFPLLVVPGVEADDVIGTLAKAAAAKGRDVLISTGDKDMAQLVTPKITLINTMNNTLLGPQEVCDKYGVPPELIIDFLALMGDASDNIPGVPGVGEKTAQALLQGVGGLDSIYSQLDKIAELSFRGAKTMGAKLEQHKDAAYLSYQLATIKTDVELDVTEDGLTLSEPNIDALSELFDRYEFKRWLAELQSTGTVSAGAKSGKSAPTSYQSAPVEKAPASVSLSREGYEIVLERGRFDEWLAQLAKADGVAFDTETDGLDYMSANLVGVSFAIESGKGAYVPFGHDYIGAPEQLGRDEVLDALKPWLEDASIGKIGQNLKFDQSMLARYGIELRGIAFDTMLESYVLDSVAGRHDMDSLADRYLGHKTISFEELAGKGKNQLTFNQLAIEEAGIYAAEDADVTLNLHQAMWPKLEAEAGLKKVFCEIEMPLVPVLSRMERTGVLIDSAILNQHSAELAERLAALELQAHELAGEPFNLSSPKQLQTIFYEKQKLPVLKKTPGGAPSTNEEVLAELALDYPLPKVILEHRGLAKLKSTYTDKLPQMINPVSGRVHTSFHQAVTATGRLSSSDPNLQNIPVRNDEGRRIRQAFIASEGCRIMAADYSQIELRIMAHLSDDKGLLDAFAQGKDIHRATAAEVFGTPLDQVTGEQRRSAKAINFGLIYGMSAFGLARQLGIPRGEAQRYMDLYFERYPGVLSYMERTRVQASEQGFVETLFGRRLYLPEIKSSNGMRRKGAERAAINAPMQGTAADIIKTAMIGVDRWLREEAPRVKMIMQVHDELVFEVNETDLAVSEEKIRNIMEQCVTLKVPLKVDVGCGINWDEAH, from the coding sequence ATGGCTAAAATAGCAGAAAATTCGTTTGTCCTTGTTGACGGTTCCTCCTATCTCTATCGGGCGTTCCACGCGTTTCCTCCGTTAACTAACCGGCACGGCGAGCCGACGGGCGCTATGTACGGCGTAATGAATATGCTGCGTAGCCTAGTGGCACAAAGCGAGCCGAGCCACATCGCCGTGGTTTTTGACGCCAAGGGTAAAACTTTTCGCGATGAGCTGTTTGCTGAATACAAATCGCATCGCCCACCAATGCCGGACGACCTGCGAGCCCAGATAGCACCGCTTCACGAAATGGTTAAGGCCATGGGGTTCCCCCTGCTGGTGGTGCCCGGTGTAGAGGCAGACGACGTGATTGGTACGCTGGCGAAAGCCGCGGCGGCAAAAGGGCGTGATGTTCTGATAAGCACCGGTGATAAAGACATGGCGCAGCTGGTGACGCCGAAGATTACGCTGATTAACACCATGAACAATACGCTGCTGGGACCGCAGGAAGTGTGCGATAAGTACGGCGTGCCGCCGGAGCTGATTATCGACTTCTTAGCGCTGATGGGCGATGCGTCGGACAACATTCCCGGTGTGCCCGGCGTGGGGGAAAAGACTGCTCAGGCTCTGCTACAGGGCGTCGGTGGTCTCGACAGTATTTATAGCCAGCTGGATAAAATCGCTGAGCTGAGCTTTCGCGGTGCTAAAACGATGGGCGCTAAGCTTGAGCAGCATAAAGATGCGGCTTACCTTTCCTATCAGCTGGCAACGATTAAAACGGACGTTGAGCTTGACGTGACAGAAGATGGGCTAACGCTGAGCGAGCCGAACATTGACGCGCTAAGCGAGCTGTTTGACCGCTATGAGTTTAAACGCTGGCTGGCAGAGCTGCAAAGCACCGGCACGGTAAGCGCAGGTGCGAAAAGCGGTAAAAGTGCGCCGACGTCCTATCAGTCTGCCCCTGTGGAGAAAGCGCCAGCGAGCGTTAGCCTTTCCCGTGAAGGGTATGAAATTGTGCTGGAGCGCGGGCGTTTTGACGAATGGCTGGCACAGCTTGCTAAAGCGGACGGCGTTGCCTTCGATACAGAAACTGACGGGCTGGACTATATGAGCGCCAATCTGGTTGGCGTTTCTTTTGCCATTGAGAGTGGCAAAGGAGCCTACGTTCCGTTTGGCCACGACTATATCGGCGCGCCGGAGCAGCTGGGACGCGATGAGGTGCTCGACGCCCTCAAGCCTTGGCTAGAAGACGCATCGATTGGAAAGATTGGCCAGAACCTGAAGTTCGATCAGAGCATGCTGGCGCGTTACGGCATTGAACTGCGCGGTATCGCGTTTGATACCATGCTGGAATCCTATGTGCTGGACAGCGTTGCCGGCCGTCACGATATGGACAGTCTGGCAGATCGCTATCTGGGTCATAAAACCATCAGTTTTGAAGAGCTGGCGGGCAAGGGTAAGAATCAGCTGACTTTTAACCAGCTGGCAATTGAAGAAGCGGGCATTTACGCGGCAGAAGATGCCGATGTCACTTTAAACCTGCATCAGGCAATGTGGCCTAAGCTTGAAGCTGAAGCCGGCCTGAAGAAGGTCTTCTGCGAGATTGAAATGCCGCTGGTGCCAGTGCTGTCGCGCATGGAGCGCACAGGGGTGTTGATAGACAGCGCTATTCTTAATCAGCACTCTGCTGAGCTTGCCGAGCGCCTTGCCGCGCTGGAACTGCAGGCGCACGAGCTGGCGGGAGAGCCGTTTAACCTTTCGTCTCCCAAGCAGTTGCAGACGATTTTTTATGAAAAGCAGAAGCTGCCGGTACTGAAGAAAACGCCGGGTGGAGCGCCGTCAACCAACGAAGAGGTGTTAGCCGAGCTGGCCCTTGACTATCCGCTGCCGAAGGTGATTTTAGAGCATCGCGGCTTAGCCAAGCTGAAGTCTACCTATACCGACAAGCTACCTCAGATGATTAATCCAGTTTCTGGGCGAGTACACACGTCGTTCCATCAGGCTGTAACGGCAACGGGGCGTCTGTCTTCAAGCGATCCAAACCTGCAAAATATTCCCGTGCGTAATGATGAAGGGCGGCGTATTCGTCAGGCCTTTATTGCTTCAGAGGGCTGTCGAATTATGGCTGCCGACTACTCGCAGATTGAACTGCGTATTATGGCGCACCTCTCTGATGATAAAGGACTTCTGGACGCGTTTGCCCAAGGGAAAGATATCCACCGAGCTACGGCTGCTGAAGTGTTTGGCACCCCGCTGGATCAGGTTACCGGAGAGCAGCGCCGCAGCGCTAAGGCCATTAACTTCGGTCTGATTTACGGCATGAGCGCCTTTGGCCTCGCTCGCCAGCTGGGGATCCCCCGCGGTGAAGCGCAGCGCTATATGGATCTCTACTTCGAACGCTATCCGGGCGTGCTTTCCTATATGGAGCGTACCCGCGTACAGGCGTCAGAGCAGGGATTTGTTGAAACGCTGTTTGGTCGACGCCTGTATCTGCCGGAGATCAAGTCCAGCAACGGTATGCGTCGCAAAGGTGCAGAGCGCGCAGCCATTAACGCGCCGATGCAGGGCACAGCCGCAGACATTATTAAAACGGCCATGATTGGCGTTGACCGCTGGCTGAGAGAGGAAGCGCCGCGGGTGAAGATGATTATGCAGGTGCATGATGAACTGGTCTTTGAGGTGAATGAGACGGATCTTGCTGTAAGCGAAGAAAAGATTCGAAACATCATGGAACAGTGCGTAACGCTGAAGGTGCCGCTAAAAGTGGACGTTGGCTGTGGTATAAACTGGGATGAAGCCCATTGA
- the yihI gene encoding Der GTPase-activating protein YihI has product MKQPQNASKGSTKAPKNRRKSREDLNAEGKERKRQKKHRGHAAGSRTNVSGSSQNSSRSGGTKDPRIGSKTPVQLVVSGEQSVQKATRKEDATPRSKAMPAEKELALLENDERLNDLLDALESGKTLSDEEHNYVNDTLDRIDELMVQLGIDLGDDDEEEEPSDKKDDILNLLKHKD; this is encoded by the coding sequence ATGAAGCAGCCGCAAAACGCCTCAAAAGGCAGTACTAAAGCCCCCAAAAACCGGCGTAAAAGCCGTGAGGATTTAAACGCCGAAGGCAAAGAGCGCAAGCGTCAGAAAAAGCATCGCGGTCACGCGGCGGGTTCTCGCACCAATGTATCAGGCTCTTCTCAGAACTCGTCCCGCTCTGGGGGCACAAAAGATCCGCGCATTGGCAGTAAAACGCCAGTGCAGCTAGTGGTTTCTGGTGAGCAAAGCGTGCAGAAAGCGACGCGAAAAGAGGACGCCACTCCTCGCTCCAAGGCGATGCCTGCGGAGAAAGAGCTGGCCCTGCTGGAAAACGACGAGCGCCTTAATGACCTGTTGGACGCACTGGAATCAGGGAAAACGCTGTCGGACGAAGAGCACAACTATGTTAACGATACCCTCGATCGCATCGACGAATTAATGGTACAGTTGGGTATCGATCTGGGCGACGACGATGAGGAAGAGGAACCTTCTGATAAGAAGGACGATATCCTTAACCTTCTGAAGCACAAAGACTAA
- a CDS encoding acyltransferase yields MPNLFAPIAFLISTALTILFTIVCSVPMAIAGLLKLILPIPVVSRGVSAFCNAMMYCWCLSLAFILKSTGRIEWNIEGADSLSKDSWYLLISNHKSWTDIVVLCVALRDRIPMNKYFLKQQLAWVPFIGLACWAMDMPFMRRYSRAYLLKHPEKRGKDIETTRRSCEKFRHHPTTIVNFVEGSRFTEQKKQETKSPYENLLPPKSAGIALALNVLGSQFDRILNVTLYYPDNQEKPFLDLLCGRMKRVVMRIETLPVDDSIRGDYLNDKAYKRQFQLWLHNIWLRKDEQLNALKALFSSKRP; encoded by the coding sequence ATGCCGAACCTGTTTGCCCCGATCGCCTTTTTGATCTCTACAGCGCTGACTATCCTTTTTACCATAGTGTGTTCAGTACCCATGGCTATCGCTGGGCTGCTCAAGCTCATTCTGCCCATTCCCGTCGTTAGCCGTGGTGTAAGCGCCTTTTGCAACGCCATGATGTACTGCTGGTGCCTCTCTTTAGCCTTCATCCTTAAATCAACAGGCCGCATAGAATGGAATATCGAAGGTGCAGATTCTCTGAGTAAAGACAGCTGGTACCTGCTCATTAGCAATCACAAAAGCTGGACAGACATTGTCGTGCTCTGCGTTGCCCTTCGCGATCGCATCCCGATGAACAAATACTTTCTCAAGCAGCAGCTGGCCTGGGTGCCGTTTATTGGCCTAGCCTGCTGGGCCATGGACATGCCGTTTATGCGCCGCTATTCCCGCGCCTACCTGCTAAAGCATCCGGAAAAGCGTGGAAAAGATATCGAAACTACCCGCCGCTCCTGCGAAAAGTTTCGCCATCACCCCACAACTATCGTTAACTTCGTTGAAGGCTCTCGCTTTACCGAACAGAAAAAGCAGGAAACCAAGTCTCCCTACGAAAACCTGCTGCCGCCAAAGTCGGCGGGGATCGCGCTGGCACTAAACGTGCTCGGCTCGCAGTTTGACAGAATTCTCAACGTCACCCTGTACTATCCGGACAATCAGGAAAAGCCCTTTCTCGATCTGCTCTGCGGCCGCATGAAGCGTGTCGTTATGAGAATTGAGACACTGCCCGTTGACGACAGCATTCGCGGTGACTATTTGAACGACAAGGCCTATAAGCGCCAGTTTCAGCTCTGGCTGCACAACATTTGGCTGCGCAAAGACGAGCAGTTAAACGCACTGAAGGCCTTATTCAGCAGCAAACG
- the yihA gene encoding ribosome biogenesis GTP-binding protein YihA/YsxC: MTIKNLNYQQTHFVISAPDIRHLPEDIGIEVAFAGRSNAGKSSALNTLTNQKSLARTSKTPGRTQLINLFRVEENLHLVDLPGYGYAEVPEEMKRKWQRALGEYLQKRECLKGLVVLMDIRHPLKDLDQQMIQWAVDSELPVMLLLTKADKLAQGARRAQVDMVREAILPFQGDIQVEAFSSLKRFGVDKLRQKLDEWFSLPPNALNLPADE, encoded by the coding sequence TTGACGATAAAAAACCTTAACTACCAGCAGACGCACTTCGTCATCAGCGCGCCGGACATTCGGCACCTGCCGGAAGACATCGGCATTGAAGTCGCCTTTGCGGGCCGTTCTAACGCGGGCAAGTCCAGTGCGTTAAACACGCTGACCAATCAAAAAAGCCTGGCGCGTACCAGTAAAACGCCGGGACGCACACAGCTTATCAACCTGTTTCGGGTAGAAGAAAACCTGCATCTGGTGGATCTGCCCGGCTATGGCTATGCCGAAGTACCGGAAGAAATGAAGCGTAAATGGCAGCGCGCGCTAGGAGAATACCTACAAAAACGCGAGTGCCTGAAAGGGCTAGTCGTGCTGATGGATATCCGCCATCCGCTAAAAGACCTAGACCAGCAGATGATTCAGTGGGCGGTCGACAGCGAGCTTCCCGTGATGCTGCTGCTGACTAAAGCCGACAAGCTTGCCCAAGGCGCCCGTAGAGCACAGGTTGATATGGTGCGCGAGGCGATCCTGCCGTTTCAGGGTGATATTCAGGTTGAGGCCTTCTCTTCACTGAAGAGATTCGGCGTCGACAAGCTGCGCCAAAAGCTGGACGAATGGTTTAGCCTTCCACCTAACGCCTTAAACCTTCCTGCGGATGAGTGA
- a CDS encoding YshB family small membrane protein — MLENIDSLLQSGADIGSMLGQSPQTSLAAVLCVIMFVLFS, encoded by the coding sequence ATGTTGGAAAATATTGATTCACTGCTTCAGTCCGGCGCCGACATTGGCTCAATGCTCGGTCAGTCGCCGCAGACCTCTCTCGCCGCCGTGCTGTGCGTCATTATGTTTGTTCTGTTCTCCTGA
- the hemN gene encoding oxygen-independent coproporphyrinogen III oxidase gives MSSQFIDWDLALIQKYNYSGPRYTSYPTALEFSESYGESDFVAAAERYPSRPLSLYVHIPFCHKLCYFCGCNKIVTRQGHKVEIYLDMLEKEIEQRAPMFADRQVSQMHWGGGTPTYLNAEQISRLNGLLRKHFHFLPDAEVSIEIDPREIELEILDHLRAEGFNRMSMGVQDFDKEVQRLVNREQDEEFIFSLIRRAKALGFRSTNIDLIYGLPKQTPESFALTLKRVAELSPDRLSVFNYAHLPSRFAAQMKIKDVDLPSANDKLSILQETISYLTQEGYQFIGMDHFARPDDELAIAQREGVLHRNFQGYTTCGDSDLLGLGVSAISMMGDTYAQNQKDLKAYYASVEEKGNALWKGLVMTEDDCLRRDVIKTLICNFQLRFADIEQAYGIRFVEHFAEDLALLAPLAKDGLVTIDDTGIQVTGKGRLLIRNICMCFDTYLRQQARRQQFSRVI, from the coding sequence ATGTCCTCGCAGTTCATTGACTGGGATCTGGCCCTTATTCAGAAATATAACTATTCCGGCCCTCGATATACTTCCTACCCAACGGCGCTCGAGTTTAGCGAAAGCTACGGCGAAAGCGACTTTGTGGCAGCAGCTGAACGTTACCCTTCGCGCCCTCTTTCCCTTTACGTTCACATCCCTTTTTGCCATAAGCTGTGCTATTTCTGTGGCTGCAACAAGATAGTGACGCGTCAGGGGCACAAGGTCGAAATCTACCTCGACATGCTGGAGAAAGAGATAGAGCAACGCGCGCCGATGTTTGCCGATCGGCAGGTGTCTCAGATGCACTGGGGCGGCGGTACGCCAACCTATCTGAACGCCGAGCAGATTAGCCGCCTTAACGGCCTGTTGCGTAAGCACTTCCATTTCCTGCCGGACGCGGAAGTGTCTATTGAGATCGACCCTCGTGAAATTGAGCTCGAGATCCTCGATCACCTGCGTGCCGAAGGCTTTAACCGCATGAGTATGGGCGTTCAGGACTTCGATAAAGAGGTTCAGCGTCTGGTAAACCGCGAGCAGGACGAAGAGTTTATTTTCTCCCTGATACGAAGAGCCAAAGCGTTAGGATTTCGCTCAACCAATATCGATCTGATTTACGGCCTGCCGAAGCAAACTCCGGAGAGCTTCGCGCTGACGCTGAAGCGAGTGGCTGAACTCAGCCCGGATCGCCTGAGCGTGTTTAACTACGCGCACCTGCCTAGCCGCTTTGCTGCACAGATGAAGATTAAAGACGTCGATCTGCCGTCAGCTAACGACAAGCTGTCTATTTTGCAGGAAACCATCTCGTACTTAACGCAGGAAGGCTACCAGTTTATCGGCATGGATCACTTTGCCCGGCCGGATGACGAGCTGGCCATCGCCCAGCGCGAAGGCGTTTTGCACCGTAACTTCCAGGGCTACACCACCTGTGGTGATAGCGACCTGCTGGGGCTGGGTGTTTCTGCCATCAGCATGATGGGGGATACTTACGCACAGAATCAGAAAGACCTGAAGGCGTATTACGCCAGCGTGGAAGAGAAGGGCAATGCCCTGTGGAAAGGTCTGGTCATGACGGAAGACGACTGCTTGCGCCGCGACGTGATTAAAACCCTGATTTGTAACTTCCAGCTGCGCTTTGCCGACATTGAGCAGGCTTACGGTATCCGCTTTGTGGAACACTTTGCTGAAGATTTGGCGCTGCTGGCGCCGCTGGCAAAAGACGGCCTAGTGACTATTGACGACACTGGCATTCAGGTGACCGGCAAAGGCCGCCTGCTGATCCGCAATATCTGTATGTGTTTTGATACCTATCTGCGCCAGCAGGCGCGCAGGCAGCAGTTCTCGCGGGTTATCTAA
- the glnL gene encoding nitrogen regulation protein NR(II): MASQTLPDTEQILNAQITCVLILDASLSILYANPSAQQLLVQSSRKLFGTPLPDLVDYLSLDVPLMWSSLNAGQGFTDNEVSMVIDGHLHVLTLSAQLLADDQVMMELSALDNHRRLSQEQLQHSQQAAARELVRGLAHEIKNPLGGLRGAAQLLAKALPDPQLTEYTRVIIEQADRLRNLVDRLLGPQHPGQWVEQNIHQVSERVYQLLMLEKPDNIALMRDYDPSMPELSHDPEQIEQVLLNIARNAMQALAQQGGTIIIRTRTASQMTLHGERYRLCARIDIEDNGPGILPQIQDTLFYPMVSGREGGSGLGLSIARSLIDRHRGKIEFNSWPGHTEFSVYLPIRK, from the coding sequence ATGGCGAGCCAAACGCTGCCCGATACAGAGCAAATCCTGAACGCACAGATTACCTGTGTGCTGATTCTGGATGCCTCGCTGTCGATCCTTTACGCCAATCCTTCCGCACAGCAGCTGCTGGTTCAAAGCTCACGCAAGCTGTTTGGCACCCCTTTGCCGGATTTGGTGGACTATCTCTCCCTTGACGTACCGCTGATGTGGTCAAGCCTGAACGCCGGGCAGGGCTTTACTGACAACGAAGTGTCCATGGTCATTGATGGCCACCTGCACGTGTTAACGCTCAGCGCACAGCTGTTGGCGGACGATCAGGTGATGATGGAGCTGTCGGCGCTGGATAATCACCGTCGCCTTAGTCAAGAACAGCTCCAGCACTCTCAGCAGGCGGCGGCCAGAGAGCTGGTTCGCGGTCTGGCTCATGAAATCAAAAACCCTCTGGGCGGCCTGCGCGGCGCGGCTCAGCTGCTGGCAAAGGCGCTGCCTGACCCACAGCTGACGGAGTATACCCGCGTTATTATTGAACAGGCTGATCGACTGAGGAACCTCGTTGACCGCCTGCTTGGGCCCCAGCACCCCGGTCAGTGGGTTGAGCAAAATATTCATCAGGTGTCTGAGCGCGTTTATCAGCTTCTGATGCTGGAGAAGCCCGATAACATTGCGCTGATGCGGGACTACGACCCCAGCATGCCCGAGCTCAGCCACGATCCTGAACAGATTGAACAGGTGCTGCTTAACATCGCCAGAAACGCCATGCAGGCTTTAGCACAGCAGGGCGGCACTATCATCATCAGAACCCGCACGGCGTCACAGATGACGCTGCACGGCGAACGCTATCGTCTGTGCGCCCGAATCGATATTGAAGACAACGGGCCGGGCATTCTGCCACAGATTCAGGACACGCTTTTTTACCCCATGGTCAGCGGACGCGAAGGCGGCTCCGGACTTGGGCTCTCCATTGCCCGCAGCCTGATTGACCGGCATCGGGGGAAAATTGAGTTTAACAGCTGGCCAGGCCACACCGAGTTCTCGGTCTACCTGCCCATCCGCAAATAG
- the glnG gene encoding nitrogen regulation protein NR(I): MHQGTVWIIDDDSAIRWVLERALNGANVKSVSFDSADSALAALSSGAPDVLISDIRMPGIDGLTLLQKVKQQHPLLPVIIMTAHSDLDAAVSAYQFGAFDYLPKPFDVDDAVALVERAVSHYREVREPDTVDQSKSPTTDIIGEAPAMQDVYRIIGRLSLSSISVLINGESGTGKELVAHALHRHSPRAAGKFIALNMAAIPKDLIESELFGHEKGAFTGAGQVRQGRFEQADGGTLFLDEIGDMPLEVQTRLLRVLADGQFYRVGGYEPIKVDVRIIAATHQNLEHLVKEHKFREDLFHRLNVIRLHLPPLRERREDIPRLARHFLLIAAQELGVEAKVLHPDTEKALSAMDWSGNVRQLENTCRWLTVMAAGKEVLPQDLPPELFASDERTPEPSSPAIFNGHWTVLLEAWAERALGAGKTDLLSEAQPDMERTLLTVALRHTHGHKQEAAQLLGWGRNTLTRKLKELGME; the protein is encoded by the coding sequence ATGCATCAGGGTACCGTCTGGATTATCGACGACGACAGCGCCATTCGCTGGGTGCTTGAACGTGCCCTCAACGGCGCAAACGTAAAGAGCGTCAGCTTCGACAGTGCGGACAGCGCGCTTGCCGCGCTAAGCAGCGGCGCGCCAGACGTGCTGATCTCCGACATTCGCATGCCCGGTATTGACGGGCTGACGCTGCTGCAAAAGGTGAAACAGCAGCATCCCCTGCTGCCGGTCATCATTATGACTGCCCACTCTGACCTTGATGCTGCCGTCAGCGCCTATCAGTTCGGTGCCTTTGACTATTTACCTAAGCCGTTTGACGTAGACGACGCTGTCGCTTTGGTCGAACGCGCCGTTAGCCACTATCGCGAAGTCCGCGAGCCTGACACCGTTGACCAAAGCAAAAGCCCGACGACAGACATCATCGGTGAAGCGCCCGCCATGCAGGACGTCTACCGCATCATTGGCCGCCTCTCGCTCTCCTCTATCAGCGTGCTGATCAACGGTGAGTCAGGAACCGGAAAAGAGCTAGTTGCTCACGCCCTGCACCGCCATAGCCCAAGAGCAGCGGGGAAGTTTATCGCCCTCAACATGGCGGCAATCCCTAAAGATCTGATTGAATCAGAGCTGTTTGGCCACGAAAAGGGAGCCTTTACCGGCGCGGGTCAAGTCCGTCAGGGTCGATTTGAACAGGCGGACGGCGGCACGCTGTTTTTGGATGAAATCGGCGATATGCCGCTGGAAGTTCAAACCCGGCTGCTGCGAGTGCTGGCGGACGGCCAGTTTTACCGCGTGGGCGGCTACGAGCCGATTAAAGTCGACGTGCGAATTATCGCCGCCACGCACCAGAACCTTGAACATCTGGTTAAAGAACACAAGTTTCGCGAAGACCTGTTCCATCGCCTCAACGTTATTCGCCTCCACCTTCCTCCTCTGCGAGAGCGCCGGGAAGATATTCCCCGTCTGGCTCGTCACTTTTTGCTGATCGCCGCTCAGGAACTGGGCGTCGAGGCAAAAGTCCTGCATCCGGATACGGAAAAGGCGCTCAGCGCCATGGACTGGTCAGGAAACGTTCGCCAGCTGGAAAACACCTGTCGGTGGCTCACTGTCATGGCTGCGGGTAAAGAGGTGCTGCCTCAGGATCTCCCTCCGGAGCTGTTCGCCTCTGACGAACGCACGCCAGAGCCATCAAGCCCTGCAATATTTAACGGCCACTGGACTGTGCTGCTAGAGGCATGGGCCGAACGCGCCCTTGGCGCGGGGAAAACAGACCTGCTGTCAGAAGCTCAGCCAGACATGGAGCGCACACTGCTTACCGTTGCGCTGCGCCACACGCACGGGCACAAGCAGGAAGCAGCACAGCTGCTGGGCTGGGGGCGAAATACCCTAACCCGCAAGCTTAAAGAGCTGGGAATGGAATAG